The proteins below come from a single Miscanthus floridulus cultivar M001 chromosome 1, ASM1932011v1, whole genome shotgun sequence genomic window:
- the LOC136541353 gene encoding cyclin-dependent protein kinase inhibitor SMR1-like codes for MSASPEFYKPAPPAFSPCSSPLLLHGAGAGAGAVAEESTAAAATMWQQEEEDYRCRTPTSGESQVKPPGTCPPAPRKPRAPAAPTPCRKRLFEVEVFSLRLEELERLFWRPHPAAQKPPTTQKKRRRVACPEPKKSS; via the coding sequence ATGTCTGCGTCGCCGGAGTTCTACAAGCCAGCGCCGCCGGCGTTCTCGCCGTGCAGCTCGCCGCTCCTCCTGCACGGGGCAGGGGCAGGAGCAGGAGCGGTAGCGGAGgagagcaccgccgccgccgcgaccatgtggcagcaggaggaggaggactaccGCTGCCGGACGCCGACGAGCGGGGAGAGCCAGGTGAAGCCGCCGGGGACGTGCCCGCCGGCGCCGCGGAAGCCGCGGGCGCCCGCGGCCCCCACGCCGTGCCGGAAGCGCCTGTTCGAGGTGGAGGTGTTCAGCCTGCGGCTGGAGGAGCTGGAACGCCTCTTCTGGCGCCCGCACCCCGCCGCGCAAAAGCCGCCGACCACCCAGAAGAAGCGCCGGAGGGTGGCCTGCCCGGAGCCCAAGaagagcagctag
- the LOC136541342 gene encoding uncharacterized protein isoform X1 — MRRDAVPPPTAPSASSSSSSLFGGGGEHLFESGPSPLVFLPLLLIQGGGMDLSRVGEKLLSSVRSARSLGLLPPTPTAPPPRPEVPERAAAAAAAARAIAGLPPHERINLPSNSEDLVSIYGSNPQGEPVEELEEVFYEEEFDPIKYILQSIPDEGGDATYFDKQSTLRLAQLDKIAERLSHHVMGHHEEMVKGMQLVMELEQDLKVANVICMNGRRHITSSKNEVSRDLVVNVKSKKKQALLDVLPVLTELRHALDMQMELETFVEKENYFQAFQLLPEYLQILENYSGLSAVQEMGRGIEAWLARTIQKLDTHLLGVCQIFDEENYLTIVDAYALMGDVSGMAEKMQSFFLQEVLSRTHYVLKEMLEEEVGNNTQKNRFTYSDLCVQVPEPKLRPCLLRTLECLFSLMCSYYAIMSFSSGDKNIDSKGPDLADKNDISQNSNETLVNSGRGQSSAAVTQDGSAAEKSDRASSSEVRHPDASTSETGSPFYQLRTDATKLVAQTFQRGRRNLWQLATSRLSVLLSSSAVCSTSTYQFLKNYEDLVIFILAGEAFCGFEASEFRQKLKTVCLNYMVSFHRQNIYALKMVLEKESWTIMSAEASQIISLAGLTGDGAALCSPTSRSLKLPINCYHGNSTTANSGNEKLGFASWLKIENPFSFKLENGSAESPKSNMLFDSSVSTNHGNGKNSSFDEENEDLLADFIDEDSQLPSRIPKTKIVKGNSSHWKDGDISSQTGSSLSLLRMMDKYARLMQKLEIVNVELFKGISQLFGIFYHYIYETFGNLDKSQSSKPLPDHQSCKDLVLHTRLKAALSKVTQDSDQWTKPNNVSYSPSSSSPLSMNSTFGQMDVMPTAPPSSMFTSYGLKERCAAAETLSLVARVLNRSRAHLHSVLSKNNSSVLEEFFRTLVDSVPDLTGHIHRTSARMLLHIDGYPDKIANAKWEVKELGIEHNGYVDLLLGEFKHYKTRLDHGGISKELQHLLLEYGVESISEVLVEGLSRVKRCTDEGRALMSLDLQVLINGLQHIVSSNVRPKPQTVDTFIKAYYLPETEYVHWARSHPEYSKSQVVGLVNLVATMKGWKRKTRLETVEKIEAGP; from the exons ATGCGACGCGACGCGGTGCCGCCACCCACCGCCCCctcagcctcctcctcctcgtcatccctcttcggcggcggcggcgagcaccTGTTCGAGTCCGGGCCCAGCCCGCTCGTCTTCCTGCCCCTGCTCCTGATCCAGGGCGGCGGCATGGACCTCTCCCGCGTCGGCGAGAAACTCCTCAGCTCTGTCCGCTCGGCCCGCTCCCTTGGCCTCCTCCCACCGACCCCcaccgcgccccctccccgcccTGAG GTTCCAGAACGAGCTGCAGCGGCAGCTGCTGCTGCACGCGCGATCGCTGGGTTGCCACCGCATGAGAGGATCAACCTGCCATCCAATTCGGAGGACTTGGTCTCCATCTATGGGAGCAACCCCCAGGGCGAGCCGGTGGAGGAGCTCGAGGAGGTGTTCTATGAGGAG GAGTTTGATCCAATAAAGTACATCCTGCAAAGTATTCCAGACGAAGGCGGCGATGCCACCTATTTCGATAAGCAG tcTACGTTGAGATTAGCGCAGCTTGACAAGATTGCAGAGAGATTATCACACCATGTTATGGGTCACCATGAAGAAATGG TGAAGGGGATGCAGTTAGTGATGGAATTAGAACAAGACTTAAAGGTTGCAAATGTAATCTGCATG AATGGCCGAAGGCATATAACCTCTTCGAAGAATGAGGTGTCGAGGGATCTGGTTGTCAATGTAAAATCAAAAAAGAAACAAGCTTTGCTG GATGTTCTTCCTGTCCTTACAGAGCTTCGTCATGCTCTAGACATGCAGATGGAACTTGAAACTTTTGTtgagaaagaaaattactttCAG GCATTCCAATTGTTGCCTGAATATTTgcaaattttggagaattattcaGGCCTTTCTGCTGTACAAGAAATGGGACGAGGTATAGAG GCATGGTTGGCTCGGACAATCCAAAAATTGGACACTCATTTACTTGGTGTTTGTCAGATCTTTGATGAAGAAAACTATCTAACT ATTGTTGATGCATATGCACTAATGGGTGATGTCAGTGGCATGGCTGAAAAGATGCAGAGTTTCTTCTTGCAGGAAGTACTCTCTCGAACACACTATGTCCTGAAAGAAATGTTGGAAGAG GAGGTTGGAAATAATACGCAGAAAAATAG GTTTACATATAGCGATCTTTGTGTTCAAGTTCCTGAACCCAAACTTCGCCCCTGCTTGTTGAGAACCCTAGAGTGCTTATTTTCATTGATGTGCTCATATTATGCTATTATGAGCTTTTCTTCGGGAGATAAG AATATTGACTCCAAGGGTCCAGATCTAGCAGATAAGAATGACATATCTCAGAATAGCAATGAAACTTTAGTTAATTCAGGAAGAGGTCAATCAAGTGCAGCAGTCACTCAGGACGGTTCTGCAGCTGAAAAAAGTGATAGAGCATCATCATCTGAGGTCCGCCATCCTGATGCTAGTACATCAGAAACAGGTTCTCCATTCTATCAGCTTAGAACAGATGCTACAAAACTTGTTGCGCAAACATTTCAAAGAGGGCGAAGAAATCTTTGGCAGCTGGCAACAAGTCGCTTGTCTGTTTTATTATCTAGTTCAGCTGTTTGTTCAACTAGCACATACCAATTCCTGAAGAATTATGAAGATCTCGTCATTTTCATTTTGGCTGGCGAAGCATTTTGTGGGTTTGAAGCTAGTGAGTTCCGCCAGAAGTTGAAGACTGTCTGTTTGAACTACATGGTGTCCTTTCACCGGCAAAATATATAT GCCCTTAAGATGGTACTGGAAAAGGAATCTTGGACAATAATGTCTGCTGAAGCTTCACAAATAATTAGTTTAGCAGGTCTAACTGGTGATGGTGCTGCACTGTGCTCTCCTACCAGTAGAAGTCTCAAGTTGCCAATAAATTGTTACCATGGGAATTCAACTACAGCCAACTCAGGAAACGAAAAGCTCGGATTTGCTTCTTGGCTTAAGATTGAAAATCCATTTTCTTTTAAGCTAGAAAATGGCTCTGCCGAATCCCCAAAGTCCAATATGCTTTTTGACTCATCAGTTAGCACTAATCATGGCAATGGAAAAAATTCATCttttgatgaagagaatgaagaCCTTCTAGCGGATTTCATTGATGAAGATAGTCAGTTGCCTAGTAGGATACCAAAAACAAAAATTGTAAAAGGCAATTCTTCACATTGGAAAGATGGAGACATTTCATCGCAGACAGGCTCATCACTTTCTTTATTAAG GATGATGGACAAATACGCCAGGCTGATGCAAAAGCTGGAAATCGTCAATGTTGAGCTTTTTAAG GGTATCTCCCAACTGTTTGGCATCTTTTATCACTACATATATGAGACATTTGGGAATCTAGACAAGAGTCAAAGCAGCAAGCCTTTACCTGATCATCAATCATGTAAGGATTTAGTTCTCCACA CTCGGCTTAAAGCCGCTTTATCAAAAGTAACACAAGACTCTGATCAGTGGACAAAGCCAAATAATGTTTCATATTCACCTTCATCCTCATCCCCTTTGTCAATGAATTCAACTTTCGGCCAAATGGATGTGATGCCTACTGCGCCTCCCAGTTCAATGTTCACCTCCTATGGGTTAAAG GAGAGATGTGCAGCTGCTGAAACATTATCATTGGTTGCTCGAGTTTTGAACCGATCTAGAGCCCATCTACACTCAGTATTGTCTAAAAATAACAGTTCTGTTCTTGAAGAGTTCTTTAGGACACTG GTGGACTCTGTTCCAGATTTGACAGGGCACATTCACAGAACGAGTGCACGTATGCTTTTGCATATTGATGG GTATCCAGATAAGATTGCGAATGCTAAATGGGAGGTGAAGGAGCTTGGAATAGAGCACAATGG ATATGTTGATTTGTTATTGGGTGAATTCAAACACTACAAAACAAGATTGGACCATGGAGGAATTTCTAAGGAG CTCCAACACCTTTTGCTAGAGTATGGCGTAGAGAGCATATCAGAAGTTTTAGTTGAAGGTCTCTCTAGAGTGAAAAGGTGCACTGATGAAGGGCGTGCTTTGATGTCACTTGACCTCCAG GTACTAATTAATGGGCTGCAGCACATCGTATCATCAAATGTAAGGCCGAAGCCGCAAACTGTGGACACTTTCATAAAG GCTTACTATTTACCGGAGACCGAGTACGTTCACTGGGCACGGTCTCATCCA GAATACAGCAAAAGTCAGGTAGTCGGGTTGGTTAACCTGGTGGCCACCATGAAAGGGTGGAAACGGAAGACGAGACTAGAAACTGTCGAGAAGATCGAGGCAGGGCCATAG
- the LOC136541342 gene encoding uncharacterized protein isoform X2, protein MRRDAVPPPTAPSASSSSSSLFGGGGEHLFESGPSPLVFLPLLLIQGGGMDLSRVGEKLLSSVRSARSLGLLPPTPTAPPPRPEVPERAAAAAAAARAIAGLPPHERINLPSNSEDLVSIYGSNPQGEPVEELEEVFYEEEFDPIKYILQSIPDEGGDATYFDKQSTLRLAQLDKIAERLSHHVMGHHEEMVKGMQLVMELEQDLKVANVICMNGRRHITSSKNEVSRDLVVNVKSKKKQALLDVLPVLTELRHALDMQMELETFVEKENYFQAFQLLPEYLQILENYSGLSAVQEMGRGIEAWLARTIQKLDTHLLGVCQIFDEENYLTIVDAYALMGDVSGMAEKMQSFFLQEVLSRTHYVLKEMLEEEVGNNTQKNRFTYSDLCVQVPEPKLRPCLLRTLECLFSLMCSYYAIMSFSSGDKNIDSKGPDLADKNDISQNSNETLVNSGRGQSSAAVTQDGSAAEKSDRASSSEVRHPDASTSETGSPFYQLRTDATKLVAQTFQRGRRNLWQLATSRLSVLLSSSAVCSTSTYQFLKNYEDLVIFILAGEAFCGFEASEFRQKLKTVCLNYMVSFHRQNIYALKMVLEKESWTIMSAEASQIISLAGLTGDGAALCSPTSRSLKLPINCYHGNSTTANSGNEKLGFASWLKIENPFSFKLENGSAESPKSNMLFDSSVSTNHGNGKNSSFDEENEDLLADFIDEDSQLPSRIPKTKIVKGNSSHWKDGDISSQTGSSLSLLRMMDKYARLMQKLEIVNVELFKGISQLFGIFYHYIYETFGNLDKSQSSKPLPDHQSSRLKAALSKVTQDSDQWTKPNNVSYSPSSSSPLSMNSTFGQMDVMPTAPPSSMFTSYGLKERCAAAETLSLVARVLNRSRAHLHSVLSKNNSSVLEEFFRTLVDSVPDLTGHIHRTSARMLLHIDGYPDKIANAKWEVKELGIEHNGYVDLLLGEFKHYKTRLDHGGISKELQHLLLEYGVESISEVLVEGLSRVKRCTDEGRALMSLDLQVLINGLQHIVSSNVRPKPQTVDTFIKAYYLPETEYVHWARSHPEYSKSQVVGLVNLVATMKGWKRKTRLETVEKIEAGP, encoded by the exons ATGCGACGCGACGCGGTGCCGCCACCCACCGCCCCctcagcctcctcctcctcgtcatccctcttcggcggcggcggcgagcaccTGTTCGAGTCCGGGCCCAGCCCGCTCGTCTTCCTGCCCCTGCTCCTGATCCAGGGCGGCGGCATGGACCTCTCCCGCGTCGGCGAGAAACTCCTCAGCTCTGTCCGCTCGGCCCGCTCCCTTGGCCTCCTCCCACCGACCCCcaccgcgccccctccccgcccTGAG GTTCCAGAACGAGCTGCAGCGGCAGCTGCTGCTGCACGCGCGATCGCTGGGTTGCCACCGCATGAGAGGATCAACCTGCCATCCAATTCGGAGGACTTGGTCTCCATCTATGGGAGCAACCCCCAGGGCGAGCCGGTGGAGGAGCTCGAGGAGGTGTTCTATGAGGAG GAGTTTGATCCAATAAAGTACATCCTGCAAAGTATTCCAGACGAAGGCGGCGATGCCACCTATTTCGATAAGCAG tcTACGTTGAGATTAGCGCAGCTTGACAAGATTGCAGAGAGATTATCACACCATGTTATGGGTCACCATGAAGAAATGG TGAAGGGGATGCAGTTAGTGATGGAATTAGAACAAGACTTAAAGGTTGCAAATGTAATCTGCATG AATGGCCGAAGGCATATAACCTCTTCGAAGAATGAGGTGTCGAGGGATCTGGTTGTCAATGTAAAATCAAAAAAGAAACAAGCTTTGCTG GATGTTCTTCCTGTCCTTACAGAGCTTCGTCATGCTCTAGACATGCAGATGGAACTTGAAACTTTTGTtgagaaagaaaattactttCAG GCATTCCAATTGTTGCCTGAATATTTgcaaattttggagaattattcaGGCCTTTCTGCTGTACAAGAAATGGGACGAGGTATAGAG GCATGGTTGGCTCGGACAATCCAAAAATTGGACACTCATTTACTTGGTGTTTGTCAGATCTTTGATGAAGAAAACTATCTAACT ATTGTTGATGCATATGCACTAATGGGTGATGTCAGTGGCATGGCTGAAAAGATGCAGAGTTTCTTCTTGCAGGAAGTACTCTCTCGAACACACTATGTCCTGAAAGAAATGTTGGAAGAG GAGGTTGGAAATAATACGCAGAAAAATAG GTTTACATATAGCGATCTTTGTGTTCAAGTTCCTGAACCCAAACTTCGCCCCTGCTTGTTGAGAACCCTAGAGTGCTTATTTTCATTGATGTGCTCATATTATGCTATTATGAGCTTTTCTTCGGGAGATAAG AATATTGACTCCAAGGGTCCAGATCTAGCAGATAAGAATGACATATCTCAGAATAGCAATGAAACTTTAGTTAATTCAGGAAGAGGTCAATCAAGTGCAGCAGTCACTCAGGACGGTTCTGCAGCTGAAAAAAGTGATAGAGCATCATCATCTGAGGTCCGCCATCCTGATGCTAGTACATCAGAAACAGGTTCTCCATTCTATCAGCTTAGAACAGATGCTACAAAACTTGTTGCGCAAACATTTCAAAGAGGGCGAAGAAATCTTTGGCAGCTGGCAACAAGTCGCTTGTCTGTTTTATTATCTAGTTCAGCTGTTTGTTCAACTAGCACATACCAATTCCTGAAGAATTATGAAGATCTCGTCATTTTCATTTTGGCTGGCGAAGCATTTTGTGGGTTTGAAGCTAGTGAGTTCCGCCAGAAGTTGAAGACTGTCTGTTTGAACTACATGGTGTCCTTTCACCGGCAAAATATATAT GCCCTTAAGATGGTACTGGAAAAGGAATCTTGGACAATAATGTCTGCTGAAGCTTCACAAATAATTAGTTTAGCAGGTCTAACTGGTGATGGTGCTGCACTGTGCTCTCCTACCAGTAGAAGTCTCAAGTTGCCAATAAATTGTTACCATGGGAATTCAACTACAGCCAACTCAGGAAACGAAAAGCTCGGATTTGCTTCTTGGCTTAAGATTGAAAATCCATTTTCTTTTAAGCTAGAAAATGGCTCTGCCGAATCCCCAAAGTCCAATATGCTTTTTGACTCATCAGTTAGCACTAATCATGGCAATGGAAAAAATTCATCttttgatgaagagaatgaagaCCTTCTAGCGGATTTCATTGATGAAGATAGTCAGTTGCCTAGTAGGATACCAAAAACAAAAATTGTAAAAGGCAATTCTTCACATTGGAAAGATGGAGACATTTCATCGCAGACAGGCTCATCACTTTCTTTATTAAG GATGATGGACAAATACGCCAGGCTGATGCAAAAGCTGGAAATCGTCAATGTTGAGCTTTTTAAG GGTATCTCCCAACTGTTTGGCATCTTTTATCACTACATATATGAGACATTTGGGAATCTAGACAAGAGTCAAAGCAGCAAGCCTTTACCTGATCATCAATCAT CTCGGCTTAAAGCCGCTTTATCAAAAGTAACACAAGACTCTGATCAGTGGACAAAGCCAAATAATGTTTCATATTCACCTTCATCCTCATCCCCTTTGTCAATGAATTCAACTTTCGGCCAAATGGATGTGATGCCTACTGCGCCTCCCAGTTCAATGTTCACCTCCTATGGGTTAAAG GAGAGATGTGCAGCTGCTGAAACATTATCATTGGTTGCTCGAGTTTTGAACCGATCTAGAGCCCATCTACACTCAGTATTGTCTAAAAATAACAGTTCTGTTCTTGAAGAGTTCTTTAGGACACTG GTGGACTCTGTTCCAGATTTGACAGGGCACATTCACAGAACGAGTGCACGTATGCTTTTGCATATTGATGG GTATCCAGATAAGATTGCGAATGCTAAATGGGAGGTGAAGGAGCTTGGAATAGAGCACAATGG ATATGTTGATTTGTTATTGGGTGAATTCAAACACTACAAAACAAGATTGGACCATGGAGGAATTTCTAAGGAG CTCCAACACCTTTTGCTAGAGTATGGCGTAGAGAGCATATCAGAAGTTTTAGTTGAAGGTCTCTCTAGAGTGAAAAGGTGCACTGATGAAGGGCGTGCTTTGATGTCACTTGACCTCCAG GTACTAATTAATGGGCTGCAGCACATCGTATCATCAAATGTAAGGCCGAAGCCGCAAACTGTGGACACTTTCATAAAG GCTTACTATTTACCGGAGACCGAGTACGTTCACTGGGCACGGTCTCATCCA GAATACAGCAAAAGTCAGGTAGTCGGGTTGGTTAACCTGGTGGCCACCATGAAAGGGTGGAAACGGAAGACGAGACTAGAAACTGTCGAGAAGATCGAGGCAGGGCCATAG